The genomic region GGGCATCCACGTTTTTCGTGCCTCGTGGCTGTGCTTGGATGGCCGGGACAAGCCCGGCCATGACGCCCTGTCGCACGTGGGAAGAGGCGAGGAAAAGCTTACTGCTTCTGCAACTTCGTCAGCGTGCCCGTCCCGTTATTGTCGGTCGCAGAGTAGCTCACCCTGTCGCCGGCGTGGACGGCGTCGAGCATCGCGGCATCCTTGGCCTTGTACTCCTGGAGCGCGCCGGCGCCGCCTGCGCTGCCGCCGACTGTGCCCTTCTGCGTCTGCTGGATCGAAATCGTGCTGTTGAGCCGATCTATCCGGGTGACCATTCCGGTCAGATCGTCAGCGAATGCGCTGCTTGCGAGCATGCTGATGGCTGCAGCGCCTGCGAAGATGAATTTCGTGGTTCCCATCGAGGCCTCCCGATGCCTTGGATTACCCGTCGACAAGACATCCTAGACCGATTTGGTTCCGGCATATAGCACGGCGGCAGGTTAATGATCGCCATGGAGGCGCGGGAACCGGCCGCAAGCGGTCAATGAGGCTGACTCTATTCCATTTCCTGCTGGATCACGCGTCCAAGCGCAAACAGCCGCTGGTCGATGGTGGTGGGAACCTCGCAGACGAATCGCACCACCTTGTGGCGGTCCTCGAAAATGCGAGTCTTCCAGATCAGCTCGTTGCTGAGCGCATCGACCTTAGCCTCGTCGCGCGGCGTGGCGCCTTGGAGCGCCTGAAGCTGGACGCTCTCCTCGCGGATCTTGTCGGCGGCTTCGCGCTGCTTGCGGCTGACGCGTTCCAGCCCGCTCATGACCTGCGAGCGCTGAGCGTTGAGCGTGTCGAACAGGCCTGCGAACAGCAGTTTTGCGTTCGTGGTCTTGTCGGCCGCGGAGCCCGCCAAAAACTCCTTCACCAACTTCTCGCCCTC from Bradyrhizobium lupini harbors:
- a CDS encoding copper-binding protein; translation: MGTTKFIFAGAAAISMLASSAFADDLTGMVTRIDRLNSTISIQQTQKGTVGGSAGGAGALQEYKAKDAAMLDAVHAGDRVSYSATDNNGTGTLTKLQKQ